Proteins co-encoded in one Podospora pseudoanserina strain CBS 124.78 chromosome 7 map unlocalized CBS124.78p_7, whole genome shotgun sequence genomic window:
- the CTR9 gene encoding protein required for normal CLN1 and CLN2 G1 cyclin expression (BUSCO:EOG09260EAZ; COG:P; EggNog:ENOG503NX05): MASTYANGSLNGAANGLATHAPTSRRFADIPQTIDIPVQDSAQDQDEDPQAVEVNLEELADDPTELCTLLEMEHAARTYWMTVALAYAKQKKVDFAIEILSRGVVAMQSNQREKLTVITCLCWMYLWKSREAPRVAPEGTDARTKEYYLQQATQSLNDASRLNPAFPPLFLARGVLLLLKASLQSPSQDPNGVDVQKSEHVRNALKSFEEAIRVSHGKNMLASMGKARALFSLAKYQESLAAYQDVLAKMPDLVDPDPRIGVGCCLWQLGYKDDAKGAWERSLEISPDSKIAKILLGLYYLDASSQVPTNSPEFLRYYKKAMTEYTQDSFKRDKNLPLTCATFAGYFLARKQFPNVDSLAHKAIQYTDVNAIASDGWYLLARKEHYEGNLDKASDYYRRADDARGGVERGYLPAKFGLAQLSVLRNDLGEAKLRLEKMIQQSKNLEAMILLGTLYAEEVFANQTAAIKEDKTAETKKALTYLEAVRTAWKDPKKGMLPDAAVLLNLARLYETEFPDRALQCLQQVEQLEIDQVPKSEYPADAEDQAVIRSAIRKHLPPQLLNNIGCFYSQDGKHQLATEYFQAALDSCARISSLNDTEVDTDALLTTISFNLGRSYEYEGDVDKAIETYERLLSRHSNYTDARARLAYIKLRKNPNKEGPDAVAKLYQDNPSDLEVRALYGWFLGKLSAKKRPANINEDPEHRHYKHTLQNYDKHDRYALVGMGNLLLGSAREMRRESEQDRQKRSSMYSRAVEFFDKALQLEPKNAYAAQGVAIALVEDKKDAKTALQAFLKVKETVQDAHVFVNLGHIYTELGQFSKAIESYEIALSKEGKANDAGILSCLGRTWLNKARTDKKFIEHYNMALEYAQKALKVAPEQAHFKFNVAYVQIMLADTLRQFASQDRNSFQLEQAAEGLEQAIKTLDEIAAGPNPPYPKHDIEQRANMARNTVRNQLNRALQAQKEYEAKNKEKRDAAIQQRQAELRRKEEERRKAEEAERFRQEKIRKEREEIAARDRILAEQRAEEEKARMEAELTTDSETGEKVKRKKRSGGGGGERARRERSGEPSTQRPRKGRAEKKKKGSRRRDETGDEESDAGEGGGRAPPKKRVRLASRKEAEKGGKYKSAEIVVDSSDEGGGGYNGEEDPLERTERKMDRNSKRSSRSEDRSSGTEDEEDTYRRGANTRRQRSEGSDDEGDRMAVDRESSPQIRDDDEEEETVTRRQAKRSRRAGRVVDSDEEEEDEGGAGEGGGEKEEEQREDKADVSMADVGDDDEE; this comes from the exons ATGGCTTCAACCTACGCCAATGGCTCCCTCAATGGGGCCGCCAACGGACTGGCTACCCATGCCCCTACAAGCAGGCGCTTTGCCGACATCCCTCAAACGATCGATATTCCCGTACAAGACTCGGCCCAAGACCAAGATGAGGACCCCCAGGCTGTCGAAGTAAACCTCGAAGAGCTCGCCGATGACCCGACCGAACTGTGCACCCTTCTCGAGATGGAGCATGCTGCCCGCACCTACTGGATGACGGTGGCTCTTGCCTATGCCAAGCAGAAAAAGGTCGACTTTGCCATTGAGATACTCAGCCGCGGTGTAGTTGCCATGCAGAGCAATCAGCGCGAAAAACTGACGGTTATCACCTGTCTGTGCTGGATGTACCTGTGGAAGAGCAGAGAGGCCCCAAGAGTCGCCCCCGAGGGCACCGACGCGAGGACGAAGGAGTACTACTTGCAGCAGGCCACACAGAGCTTGAACGACGCCTCGAGGCTCAACCCCGCTTTCCCACCGCTGTTCTTGGCCCGCggtgttcttcttctgctcaAGGCCTCCCTTCAAAGTCCCAGTCAGGACCCCAACGGTGTCGACGTCCAGAAGAGCGAACATGTGCGCAATGCGCTCAAGTCATTCGAGGAGGCCATCAGGGTGTCGCACGGGAAGAACATGCTGGCCTCGATGGGCAAGGCGCGGGCGCTTTTCTCGCTGGCCAAGTATCAGGAATCACTGGCCGCCTACCAAGATGTCTTGGCCAAGATGCCAGACCTCGTTGACCCAGACCCGCGCATTGGTGTTGGGTGCTGTCTTTGGCAGCTAGGCTACAAGGATGATGCGAAGGGAGCTTGGGAGAGATCACTGGAGATCAGCCCAGATTCCAAGATTGCCAAGATCTTGCTTGGCCTCTACTACCTCGATGCGAGTAGCCAAGTACCAACCAACAGCCCGGAGTTCCTCCGATATTACAAGAAAGCCATGACCGAGTACACCCAAGACTCATTCAAGCGCGACAAGAACCTCCCCTTGACGTGCGCCACTTTCGCCGGTTACTTCCTCGCCCGGAAGCAGTTCCCCAATGTCGACTCCCTTGCTCACAAGGCTATTCAGTACACCGATGTCAACGCTATTGCTAGTGACGGTTGGTACCTTCTTGCTCGAAAGGAGCATTATGAGGGGAATCTGGATAAGGCGAGTGACTATTACAGACGTGCTGATGATGCCAGAGGTGGTGTCGAGCGTGGCTACCTGCCAGCCAAGTTTGGCCTCGCCCAGCTTTCCGTGCTCAGAAATGATCTCGGAGAGGCGAAGTTGCGTCTGGAAAAGATGATTCAACAGTCCAAGAACCTGGAGGCTATGATTCTTCTCGGCACTCTGTATGCCGAGGAGGTATTTGCTAACCAAACAGCGGCCATCAAGGAAGACAAGACTgccgagaccaagaaggCGCTCACCTACCTCGAGGCGGTCCGGACCGCATGGAAAGACCCCAAGAAGGGCATGCTCCCGGATGCCGCTGTGTTGCTCAATTTGGCGAGGTTGTACGAGACTGAGTTCCCAGATCGTGCCCTACAGTGCCTCCAGCAGGTTGAGCAGTTGGAGATTGATCAGGTGCCAAAGTCCGAGTATCCCGCCGACGCAGAAGACCAGGCCGTGATCCGGTCAGCAATCCGCAagcaccttcctcctcagctgcTCAATAACATTGGCTGCTTTTATTCTCAGGATGGCAAGCACCAGCTCGCCACCGAGTACTTCCAAGCGGCCCTCGACTCCTGCGCCCGCATCAGTAGCCTGAACGACACTGAGGTGGACACCGATGCTCTTCTTACCACCATCTCTTTCAACCTTGGCAGGAGCTACGAGTATGAAGGGGATGTCGATAAGGCTATCGAAACTTACGAGCGCCTTCTGAGCAGGCACAGCAACTACACGGATGCCCGCGCCAGGCTTGCGTACATCAAGCTTCGCAAGAACCCCAACAAGGAGGGTCCCGATGCCGTTGCGAAGCTCTACCAGGACAACCCGTCGGATCTTGAAGTCCGCGCCCTCTATGGTTGGTtcctcggcaagctcagTGCCAAAAAGAGAcccgccaacatcaacgagGACCCCGAGCACCGCCACTACAAGCACACGCTACAAAACTACGACAAGCACGACCGCTATGCTCTTGTTGGAATGGGCAACTTGCTGTTGGGATCCGCCAGAGAAATGCGCCGCGAGAGCGAACAGGACAGGCAGAAGCGTAGCAGTATGTACAGCCGCGCGGTTGAATTCTTCGACAAGGCCCTGCAGCTCGAGCCTAAGAATGCGTACGCAGCTCAGGGTGTTGCCATCGCGTTGgttgaggacaagaaggatgcCAAGACTGCGTTGCAGGCGTTCCTCAAGGTGAAAGAGACAGTTCAGGATGCCCACGTCTTCGTCAATCTCGGGCACATATACACCGAACTTGGGCAGTTTAGCAAAGCGATTGAGAGCTACGAGATTGCGCTTagcaaggagggcaaggcgAACGATGCGGGCATCTTGTCCTGCTTGGGAAGGACTTGGTTGAACAAGGCGAGGACGGATAAGAAGTTTATTGAGCATTACAACATGGCGTTGGAGTACGCTCAGAAG GCCCTCAAGGTCGCCCCTGAGCAAGCCCACTTCAAGTTCAACGTTGCTTATGTTCAGATCATGCTCGCCGACACCCTCCGGCAATTCGCCTCCCAAGACCGCAACTCCTTCCAGCTCGAGCAAGCAGCTGAGGGTCTGGAGCAAGCGATCAAGACGCTCGATGAGATCGCTGCCGGACCTAACCCCCCCTATCCCAAGCACGATATTGAGCAGAGAGCCAACATGGCGCGCAACACTGTGCGCAACCAGCTCAACCGTGCCCTCCAAGCGCAGAAGGAGTACGAAGCTAAGAACAAGGAAAAGCGCGACGCCGCCATCCAGCAGCGCCAGGCCGAGCTCCGTcgcaaggaggaggagaggaggaaggccgaggaagcGGAGAGGTTTAGGCAGGAGAAGATCAGGAAGGAGCGTGAGGAGATTGCGGCGAGGGATAGGATTTTGGCGGAgcagagggcggaggaggaaaaggccaGGATGGAGGCCGAGTTGACTACTGATAGTGAGACTGGAGAGAAAgtcaagagaaaaaagaggtctggcggtggaggcggggagagggcgaggagggagaggtctGGGGAGCCGTCGACGCAGAGGCCtaggaaggggagggcggagaagaagaaaaaggggtcgaggaggagggatgagacgggggatgaggagagcgatgctggtgagggtggggggagggcgcCACCGAAGAAGAGGGTCAGGCTGGCCAGTaggaaggaggcggagaagggtGGGAAGTATAAGAGTGCGGAGATTGTGGTGGACTCGTctgatgagggagggggcggttataacggggaggaggatccgCTTGAGAGGacggagaggaagatggacCGGAATTCGAAGCGCTCATCGAGGTCTGAGGACCGGTCTTCGGGtactgaggatgaggaggatacTTATAGGAGGGGGGCGAATACTAGGCGGCAGAGGAGTGAggggagtgatgatgagggagatAGGATGGCGGTTGATCGGGAGAGTAGTCCCCAGATtagggatgatgatgaggaggaagagacggTTACGAGACGGCaggcgaagaggagcaggCGGGCTGGACGGGTGGTGGatagtgatgaggaggaagaggatgagggcggtgctggtgagggagggggtgagaaggaggaggagcagcgTGAGGATAAGGCGGATGTCAGCATGGCTGatgtcggtgatgatgatgaggagtgA
- the CSE4 gene encoding centromeric DNA-binding histone H3-like protein cse4 (EggNog:ENOG503P40I; COG:B) has protein sequence MPPKQAGRRSGRPSGAGRQSNVQPGDPVPQGRKRRYRPGTLALKEIRRYQSNTDLLLLKLPFARLVREIAITCRPMNDELRWQSQAIQALQEASEAFLVHLFEDTNLLAIHAKRVTIMQKDLQLARRIRGVWGGAGWV, from the exons atgcCACCTAAACAAGCTGGCCGTCGCTCCGGTCGCCCTTCAGGAGCAGGAAGACAATCCAATGTTCAGC CAGGCGATCCAGTCCCCCAAGGCCGCAAGCGCCGCTACCGCCCAGGCACCCTCGCCCTGAAGGAAATTCGCAGATATCAATCAAACACcgatctcctcctgctcaagCTTCCATTTGCGCGATTG gtcCGCGAAATAGCCATCACCTGCCGCCCCATGAACGACGAACTCCGCTGGCAATCCCAAGCCATCCAAGCCCTCCAAGAAGCCTCCGAGGCTTTCCTTGTCCACCTCTTTGAAgacaccaacctcctcgccatccacGCAAAGCGGGTAACCATTATGCAAAAGGACCTGCAGCTTGCGAGGAGGATACGAGGTGTTTGGGGCGGGGCAGGGTGGGTGTAA
- a CDS encoding uncharacterized protein (EggNog:ENOG503P83B; COG:K), translating into MSSHRDPRFTQNKPRQNHLHAPTNQGMTQHNSEAFFIDYTHGNPEHLVAGGYQSTFGAGGLARLGPEYHPTNTPSAASSSAFGQPDYSFATAGSTTLSTARVRSREHPNVFPLNTSQPAFPPAATLVDWRLSPYTTDAVSPNVPVSIAAHSLSTTAGVIGYASQPNVTDPYMGDYVSPTAPLPPPQQPGFDFQPWPAAVDDGTMSLGTASPSSLMSPVMQSYEMVASPTGSGIDESSMGMYGGASVENWQLPPQPPSRTDSIEMGTSSPGGGGKRAKQYAEQSGASPVTAAPKSGAGNSTTTAAKTKLRSASRTSKNMQTRTEETPQERKSRNSHNLVEKQYRNRLNMQFEILMNTLPESMRSPTTTAFGADSDVGQAGGGQGGAGLDLGERRLSKAQVLDMSTRYIRSLEKEREKLEREREELLLGMAKMREAYEKDGTSGPGSGTGGGKGKGAAG; encoded by the exons ATGAGTTCCCATCGAGATCCCAGATTCACTCAAAACAAGCCCCGACAGAATCATCTACATGCACCGACAAACCAGGGCATGACACAACATAATAGCGAAGCCTTCTTCATCGATTACACCCATGGTAACCCCGAG CACCTAGTTGCCGGCGGCTATCAGTCAACGTTCGGGGCCGGGGGCCTAGCCCGGCTTGGCCCGGAGTATCACCCCACAAACACGCCATCGGCCGCTAGCTCCTCAGCGTTTGGCCAACCGGACTATTCCTTCGCAACGGCCGGTAGCACCACCCTTTCTACGGCACGTGTCCGGTCACGAGAGCACCCCAACGTCTTCCCCCTGAATACCAGCCAGCCGGCTTTTCCACCTGCTGCGACTCTGGTTGACTGGCGACTATCACCTTATACGACTGATGCCGTCTCTCCTAATGTTCCGGTCTCGATTGCGGCACACTCGCTTTCCACCACCGCTGGGGTGATTGGGTATGCATCACAGCCGAATGTGACCGATCCGTACATGGGCGATTATGTATCGCCCAccgctcctcttcctcctccgcagcaGCCAGGCTTTGACTTTCAGCCGTGGCCAGCCGCCGTTGACGATGGCACCATGAGCCTCGGTACAGCATCGCCGAGCTCGCTCATGTCACCTGTGATGCAGAGCTACGAGATGGTTGCCAGCCCGACGGGATCTGGAATTGATGAGTCGAGCATGGGGATGTATGGAGGTGCGTCGGTGGAAAACTGGCAGTTGCCACCGCAACCGCCGTCTAGAACCGACAGCATAGAGATGGGAACTAGCAGCCcaggcggtggtggaaagcGGGCGAAACAGTACGCCGAGCAGAGCGGCGCATCACCGGTTACTGCAGCACCTAAGTCTGGTGCCGgtaacagcaccaccaccgctgcaaAGACGAAGCTACGCAGCGCCTCGAGAACGTCGAAGAATATGCAAACTCGTACCGAGGAAACCCCTCAGGAGCGCAAGTCTAGGAACTCGCACAATCTGGTTGAGAAGCAGTATCGGAACAGGCTGAACATGCAGTTTGAGATATTGATGAACACGCTCCCTGAATCGATGCGCTCGCCGACCACGACTGCTTTCGGGGCGGATTCGGATGTCGgacaggctggtggtggtcaagggGGGGCCGGGTTGGacttgggggagaggaggttgagtaAAGCGCAGGTGTTGGACATGTCGACGAGGTATATACGgtcgttggagaaggagagggagaagctggagagggagagggaggagctgctgttggggatggCCAAGATGAGGGAGGCGTATGAGAAGGACGGGACGTCTGGGCCCGGTTCGGGGACgggaggtgggaaggggaagggtgctgctggttga
- a CDS encoding uncharacterized protein (EggNog:ENOG503NXV0; COG:S), whose translation MDGLMDNNGRFPLETWFWEMPVCTRWWTTATVLCAGLVQCHLLTPFQLFYSYRAVFVKAQYWRLLTTFLYFGPFSMDLLFHVYFQQRYSRLLEESSGRSPAHFSWLLFYAMSSLLLLSPFIGMPFLGHPLSSTLVYIWSRRNPDTLMSFLGVLVFRAPYLPWVLIAVSYVLHGLIPKDEILGVVIGHIWYFFNDVYPPLHNGSKPLDPPMWWRRLIEGRPREEETNDETANGVDNEFAVAGAGPEVPAPDMR comes from the exons ATGGACGGACTCATGGACAACAACGGGCGCTTCCCACTCGAGACGTGGTTCTGGGAAATGCCTGTATGCACAAGATGGtggacaacagcaacagtgTTATGCGCCGGCCTGGTGCAATGTCACCTCTTAACACCCTTCCAGCTCTTCTACAGCTACAGAGCGGTATTCGTAAAAGCTCAA TACTGGCGCCTCCTCACAACCTTCCTCTACTTTGGCCCCTTCTCCAtggacctcctcttccacgtCTATTTCCAACAGCGCTactcccgcctcctcgaAGAGTCCTCCGGCCGATCACCGGCGCACTTTAGCTGGCTGCTGTTTTACGCGATGAGCAGTTTGCTGTTACTATCACCTTTTATAGGGATGCCCTTTCTCGGACACCCACTCTCGTCGACGCTGGTGTACATCTGGTCGAGAAGGAACCCGGACACGCTGATGAGCTTTctgggggtgctggtgtttAGGGCGCCGTATCTGCCTTGGGTGTTGATTGCCGTGAGCTATGTGTTGCACGGCTTGATCCCGAAGGATgagattttgggggtggtgattgggCATATTTGGTACTTTTTTAATGACGTGTACCCACCGCTGCATAATGGGAGCAAGCCGTTGGATCCGccgatgtggtggaggaggttgattg AGGGCCGcccaagagaagaagagaccaACGACGAGACTGCTAATGGCGTGGATAACGagtttgctgttgctggggctGGTCCGGAGGTGCCGGCGCCAGATATGCGATGA
- a CDS encoding uncharacterized protein (EggNog:ENOG503PYIB) → MPVYFEQDCHTLRDIVTVTATATIISSIPTPEKPSPPEPRARYPFQPYPPLLPRVLINSSASITTSIASTKSATILSSTTSATTNPPSSKTASPPSSITTTSTLSTLSSISRTLTTLPSTSKTCPVTTIIVTAPPVTTTSTSTFTITSTIPFDNSTTPCSGQICGAYTPFPCGGSPLGSCLCGIDSNGKSFCFLNDYCSAEKDCTKNGECDSGHKCVIGSCCTGGKCVKEMRDKCINPQAPEIIFGLRAEMRKAKCSNATPGGCK, encoded by the exons ATGCCAGTATACTTTGAGCAGGACTGTCACACCCTCAGAGAC ATTGTCACGGTGACTGCCACCGCGACAATTATCAGTTCGATCCCAACGCCCGAGAAGCCATCGCCTCCTGAACCCCGAGCCCGCTACCCGTTCCAACCATACCCCCCACTTCTCCCTCGAGTCCTAATcaactcctccgcctccatcaccacgTCGATCGCATCTACAAAGTCCGCTACCATACTCTCCAGTACCACTTCTGccacaaccaacccaccgTCGTCCAAGACCGCCAGCCCAccctcatccatcaccacaaccagtACCTTATcgaccctctcctccatctcccgaACGCTAACCACCCTTCCATCAACCTCTAAAACCTGTCCCGTGACAACAATCATCGTCACTGCCCCTCCcgtaaccaccacctctacATCCACATTCACTATTACCAGCACAATCCCCTTCGAtaactccaccaccccttgcTCCGGCCAAATATGTGGCGCCTACACTCCATTCCCCTGTGGCGGAAGCCCCCTAGGCTCCTGCCTCTGCGGAATCGACTCCAATGGAAAATCGTTTTGTTTCCTGAACGATTACTGCAGCGCAGAAAAGGACTGCACTAAAAACGGTGAGTGCGACTCTGGGCACAAGTGTGTGATTGGAAGCTGTTGCACAGGTGGGAAGTGTGTCAAGGAGATGAGGGATAAGTGTATCAACCCGCAGGCACCAGAGATTATCTTTGGGTTGAGGGCCGAGATGAGGAAGGCGAAGTGTAGTAATGCTACTCCGGGGGGGTGTAAGTGA
- the ADI1_3 gene encoding 1,2-dihydroxy-3-keto-5-methylthiopentene dioxygenase (COG:E; EggNog:ENOG503P21X): MKAYIYDDLPGDQRLPHNSGTPISPSELLSLGVLYHHIPSLSDVDTLAAERGYKNRDEITVSPEAMGDIYETKVRSFFDEHLHEDEEIRYVKDGKGYFDVRDKDERWVRIFLEKNDLIILPAGIYHRFTTDDDNYIKALRLFKDEPKWTPLNRTEGLDENAYRKEYVQQFLAA, translated from the exons ATGAAAGCCTACATCTACGACGACCTCCCCGGCGACCAACGCCTCCCCCACAACTCAGgcacccccatctccccctcggAGCTCCTCTCCCTTGGCGTCCTCTACCACcacatcccctccctctccgacgtcgacaccctcgccgccgagcGCGGGTATAAGAACCGCGACGAGATCACCGTCTCCCCCGAGGCCATGGGCGACATCTACGAGACCAAAGTTAGGTCTTTCTTCGACGAGCACCTccacgaagacgaagagatCCGGTACGTCAAGGACGGCAAGGGGTACTTTGACGTCAGGGACAAGGAcgagaggtgggtgaggatcTTCCTCGAGAAGAACGATCTGATCATCCTGCCGGCGGGGATTTACCACAGGTTTACTactgatgatgataat TACATCAAGGCTTTGAGGTTGTTCAAGGACGAGCCCAAGTGGACGCCTCTGAACAGGActgaggggttggatgagaaCGCTTATCGCAAGGAGTATGTTCAGCAGTTCTTGGCTGCTTGA
- a CDS encoding uncharacterized protein (COG:J; EggNog:ENOG503PAN6), with amino-acid sequence MEENMLELDCTVITPELVLKMSGHVDKFADWMCKEGFRPIFNVLKARIERGTKGLTKNSAKLDGGTAAEYENILAQVSFFLWKSRFLRVSVALIGSAYDLTVHSAYTGSPLIVKEALSEPVKGGGPTLERPASEIAEKGIVSIDTPALGDGRTSVELSKELLTIAKVTRVQNTRVYTPNVIESSFGIGRILYCVLKQTYWHRPGDETRAVLSLPFGVAPNKLSARLRSLGISNIADSPSASIGKRYARNDEWGTPLGITIDFDTMKDGSVTLRDRDSTCQVRASEDGVVQAIKNMVNGMETWEEVSKRLSAFVGQAE; translated from the exons ATGGAGGAGAATATGCTCGAGTTGGACTGCACGGTGATTACGCCGGAGTTGGTCCTCAAGATGAGCGGACATGTGGACAAGTTTGCGGATTGGATGTGCAAGGAGGGGTTTCGACCTATCTTT AATGTGCTGAAGGCGCGGATTGAGCGTGGCACCAAGGGACTGACCAAAAACTCCGCCAAATTGGACGGGGGGACTGCCGCGGAGTATGAGAATATTCTTGCCCAGGTGAGCTTCTTTCTGTGGAAATCTCGATTTCTCCGTGTGTCGGTTGCGCTGATCGGTAGTGCCTACGATTTGACTGTCCACTCGGCCTACACTGGGTCCCCTTTGATCGTCAAGGAGGCTCTCTCAGAGCCAGTtaaaggtggagga CCTACTCTGGAGCGTCCGGCTTCAGAGATTGCGGAGAAGGGTATTGTGTCTATCGACACTCCGGCGCTTGGTGATGGACGGACATCTGTGGAGTTGTCGAAGGAACTCTTGACCATCGCCAAGGTTACCCGCGTCCAGAACACACGGGTGTACACCCCCAACGTTATTGAGTCGTCGTTTGGCATTGGGAGAATCCTCTATTGTGTCTTGAAACAGACGTATTGGCATAGGCCTGGTGATGAGACCCGCGCA GTCTTGTCTCTTCCCTTTGGTGTAGCCCCCAACAAG TTATCCGCCCGCCTTCGTTCTCTGGGGATTTCCAACATTGCGGACTCGCCGAGTGCCTCAATTGGCAAGAGATATGCCCGGAATGACGAATGGGGCACGCCCCTCGGTATCACGATCGACTTTGACACCATGAAGGATGGGTCGGTAACATTGAGGGACAGGGACTCGACGTGTCAAGTCAGGGCTTCGGAGGACGGGGTCGTTCAGGCTATCAAGAATATGGTGAACGGCATGGAGacttgggaggaggtttcGAAGAGGCTGTCGGCATTTGTTGGTCAGGCGGAGTAG